The following are encoded together in the Candidatus Methylomirabilis sp. genome:
- a CDS encoding Glu/Leu/Phe/Val dehydrogenase yields the protein MPTMLEEAVAQLDQVAAQIKLEEGLHKRLRRAQRALIVSVPTRMDDGRVEVFEGYRVQHDNSFGPTKGGVRYHPDVNLDEVTALAMLMTWKCALMGLPYGGAKGGVRCNPPTMSQGELERMTRRYTSEIVLLIGPELDIPAPDVYTNEQTMAWMMDTYSMQRGITVPGVVTGKPVLLGGSLGRREATGRGVSFVTAEAARELKISLAGATVAVQGKGNVGGVAARLLQEADCRIVGLSDSKGGIHNPKGLDIPRILRSLQEGARLAEIPDTDKISNEELLGLPVDILIPAALEGAIHERNAGSVRARLVVEGANGPTTAAADRILEGKGIRVVPDILANAGGVTVSYFEWVQDLQFYFWREEEINQRLKEIMVGAFRRVWDYAGEQRIPMRLAAMSLAVKRVAEAHRLRGLYP from the coding sequence ATGCCGACCATGCTGGAAGAGGCAGTGGCCCAACTCGATCAGGTTGCCGCGCAGATCAAGCTCGAGGAAGGGCTCCACAAGCGGCTGCGGCGGGCGCAGCGGGCCCTCATCGTCTCGGTCCCGACCCGGATGGACGACGGCCGGGTCGAGGTCTTCGAGGGCTACCGGGTCCAGCACGACAACTCCTTCGGCCCCACCAAGGGGGGCGTCCGCTACCACCCGGACGTCAACCTGGATGAGGTCACCGCCCTGGCGATGCTCATGACGTGGAAGTGCGCCCTGATGGGCCTGCCCTACGGCGGGGCCAAGGGCGGGGTCCGGTGCAACCCGCCGACCATGTCCCAAGGGGAGCTGGAGCGGATGACCCGCCGGTACACTTCCGAGATCGTCCTCCTCATCGGGCCGGAGCTGGATATCCCCGCCCCCGACGTCTACACGAACGAGCAGACGATGGCCTGGATGATGGACACCTACAGCATGCAGCGAGGGATCACGGTCCCGGGCGTGGTGACGGGCAAGCCGGTCCTCCTCGGAGGCTCGCTCGGGCGGCGGGAGGCCACGGGGCGGGGCGTCAGCTTCGTGACCGCCGAGGCGGCCCGCGAGCTGAAGATCAGCCTCGCGGGGGCCACCGTCGCGGTCCAGGGGAAGGGGAACGTCGGCGGGGTCGCGGCGCGGCTCCTGCAAGAGGCTGACTGCCGGATCGTCGGCCTCTCCGACTCGAAGGGCGGGATCCATAATCCCAAGGGGCTCGACATCCCCCGGATCCTGCGGTCCCTCCAGGAGGGCGCACGGCTCGCGGAGATTCCGGACACGGACAAGATCTCCAACGAGGAACTCCTCGGCCTGCCCGTGGACATCCTGATCCCCGCCGCGCTGGAGGGGGCGATCCACGAGCGGAACGCCGGGTCTGTCCGCGCCCGGCTCGTGGTGGAAGGGGCCAACGGCCCGACGACCGCGGCAGCGGACCGGATCCTGGAGGGGAAAGGCATCCGCGTGGTCCCGGACATCCTGGCCAATGCCGGCGGGGTCACCGTCTCCTACTTCGAGTGGGTCCAGGACCTGCAGTTCTACTTCTGGCGGGAGGAGGAGATCAACCAGCGCCTGAAGGAGATCATGGTGGGGGCCTTCCGGCGGGTCTGGGACTACGCGGGGGAACAGCGGATCCCGATGCGCCTCGCCGCCATGAGCCTCGCCGTGAAGCGGGTGGCGGAGGCCCACCGGCTCCGCGGCCTCTACCCGTAA
- the larC gene encoding nickel pincer cofactor biosynthesis protein LarC, which translates to MRIAYFDCFSGVAGDMILGALVDAGVPLTVLKEAVAALGLPGLEVEARKVMRGGFAATKVDVLTGEPSGQADPGLIRPGAGHRHGHRSLPDILAILRESRLPEATRERAAAIFTRLAAAEAAVHGSSPEAVHFHEVGARDAIADVVGAVAGLAALGADGVEASPVNLGGGRVATAHGTLPVPAPGTLELLKGIPCYGSKVEAELTTPTGAAILATVAGAFGPPPLLTVRAVGYGAGSRELAGQPNCLRLLVGDAPDAAATDEVAVLEANIDDMNPQLFEPLMEELFAAGALDVYLTPVIMKKSRPATVLTVLAEAGAEGRLAPLILQGSTTFGLRVSRRGRLKLTREIRTVETPYGPVAVKVGQLGERVVQVSPEFEDCRRLAAAAGIPVRTVLDAAREAARRQMQAGG; encoded by the coding sequence ATGCGCATCGCCTACTTCGACTGCTTCTCGGGGGTCGCCGGCGACATGATCCTCGGCGCCCTGGTGGACGCCGGCGTGCCGCTCACCGTTCTGAAGGAGGCGGTGGCCGCCCTCGGCCTTCCCGGCCTCGAGGTCGAGGCCCGGAAGGTGATGCGGGGGGGCTTCGCCGCGACGAAGGTGGACGTTCTGACCGGGGAGCCGTCCGGACAGGCCGACCCCGGGCTCATTCGTCCCGGCGCCGGCCACCGCCACGGGCACCGGAGCCTGCCGGACATCCTGGCGATCCTGCGCGAAAGCCGCCTCCCGGAGGCGACCCGCGAGCGGGCCGCGGCGATCTTCACCCGCCTGGCCGCAGCCGAGGCGGCGGTCCACGGGAGCTCGCCGGAGGCTGTCCACTTCCACGAGGTGGGGGCCCGCGACGCCATCGCCGACGTGGTCGGGGCCGTCGCCGGCCTCGCCGCCCTCGGCGCCGACGGGGTCGAGGCCTCGCCCGTCAATCTGGGCGGCGGAAGGGTCGCCACGGCCCACGGCACCCTCCCCGTCCCCGCTCCCGGGACGCTGGAGCTCCTGAAGGGCATCCCCTGCTACGGAAGCAAGGTCGAAGCCGAGCTCACGACCCCCACCGGCGCGGCCATCCTGGCCACCGTGGCCGGAGCCTTCGGCCCGCCCCCGCTGCTCACGGTCCGGGCCGTCGGCTACGGGGCCGGGAGCCGGGAGCTTGCCGGCCAGCCCAACTGCCTCCGGCTCCTCGTGGGGGACGCGCCCGACGCCGCCGCGACCGACGAGGTGGCCGTCCTCGAGGCGAACATTGACGACATGAACCCGCAGCTCTTCGAGCCGCTGATGGAGGAGCTATTCGCGGCCGGGGCGCTGGACGTGTACCTGACGCCGGTCATCATGAAGAAGTCCCGGCCGGCGACGGTGCTCACCGTCCTCGCCGAGGCGGGAGCGGAGGGCCGCCTCGCCCCCCTCATCCTGCAGGGGAGCACGACGTTCGGCCTGCGGGTGAGCCGGCGCGGGCGACTCAAGCTCACGCGGGAGATCCGGACGGTCGAGACCCCGTACGGTCCGGTGGCGGTGAAGGTGGGGCAGCTCGGGGAGCGGGTGGTGCAGGTGAGCCCGGAGTTCGAGGACTGCCGGCGGCTCGCGGCAGCCGCGGGCATCCCGGTCCGGACGGTCCTCGACGCTGCCCGGGAGGCCGCCCGGCGGCAGATGCAGGCTGGAGGATAG